A window of the Besnoitia besnoiti strain Bb-Ger1 chromosome VI, whole genome shotgun sequence genome harbors these coding sequences:
- a CDS encoding putative RNA binding protein (encoded by transcript BESB_065690) → MLSSAVETPKASSSLPTSPPPGHVVHAAEQAKAATLYLNSASGEGLSNGLSATSCTNSGGLSSFPSTACTSGSRSAELLSTASFVLPPISPTRSRAPAVPVKLFVGRLPLSTTEEMLRALFSQFGPIADLLLIRDRQTSAFKGCAFVRMQSITDADRAIRHLDSAYVLDPALGGLQVKYAVGEAERLGLPGTSGSGAAAGVDQVKLFVGSLPPDIKEDALRDLFERFGRVEEVFLMRDEQPPNGGSLPTSRVGRKSRTGCAFVRFAFKEEALFAIGELNGRFVVPGSQRAMEVRFAENRRSASTAHGVTSHSRSSSAVSNFVTAFACSSPGTSARSSEGCRETAYAGGSAFSSRAGIERLAHMASADTFSCFNLEQDFMTSSGSAEDLAVTAARAAFAERLRAAVAGPTSGRALAAPSDHVDAAGSAAVERGKPEKVSRYGSIEDLFETLEHLSLNDKSAEERLDNGHADNDKPRPDTNDGATAKQTPAEELKCELKCNEQGAGLERDERVVRVNAKHRALGITTGSGIVENQVKIKEEEDIIAVLNAGSGGRTRAPSALDGMNAEIDIASLAARLRRDLSEPSSQESASAPSSAPTSEAAAHAAVAAAPMGATPGLTHSSGIVKSVTAGDSKYEAMRGTGRRASSVSRELPGNPQEQPSGSLYHPGGGASGARVAPSFTPPVTLACEDFLGCLTSFVHGSGRRARADDGDRFSQSANWAAGQLLSSMSTKADSGRPSQDSLLFSHGEDGCDGERLGNLLSGLRARSGTFGVTAFEAIQGSQAHGPPGANVFIFHIPNEWTERDLLMHFSVYGPVVSARIASDRLSGRNRGFGFVSFAHGQAAAAAVTAMNGFQVNGKRLKVQIKKGEEQYAHLLHPLPSYSASNDIPWLSAASTYSGATSAVSDSHKSVPFAVAGSVPRRDEGDDQRPKLSLLDFLTPVAPQDALAAAVPPTTCSNGENGTSAAALFQAAVALRNLSVASVGQSSHGSFPHEDAVAAAALVAAMRQQEHGRQDESLRLTHLLSVGNDAAGAGSLRAASRALHCATEGGPAESTHATPPGAETEAAALSLFPLQPSTVISAPAHAVVAKETEELLNAVSGKRKP, encoded by the exons ATGCTGTCGTCAGCCGTCGAAACCCCAAAGGCCAgctcgtcgctgccgacgTCCCCTCCCCCGGGGCACGTCGTTCATGCGGCCGAGCAAGCCAAGGCCGCGACCCTGTATCTGAATAGTGCCTCCGGGGAAGGCCTCTCGAATGGACTCAGCGCCACCTCGTGCACTAACAGCGGCGGTCTCAGCAGCTTCCCCTCTACTGCATGCACGTCAGGCAGCCGATCAGCTGAGCTACTTAGCACGGCGTCGTTCGTGCTGCCTCCTATATCCCCAAcccgctcgcgcgctccGGCGGTACCAGTGAAGCTGTTTGTGGGGCGGCTTCCTCTATCCACAACGGAGGAGATGCTTCGCGCA CTTTTCAGCCAGTTCGGCCCCATCGCTGACCTGCTACTGATCCGCGACCGGCAGACGAGCGCTTTCAAGGGATGTGCTTTCGTGCGGATGCAGTCGATAACGGACGCAGATCGCGCGATCCGCCACCTCGACAGCGCATACGTGCTCGACCCA gcgcttggAGGACTGCAAGTAAAGTACGCTGTTGGAGAGGCGGAGCGCCTAGGCCTTCCGGGCACCAGTGGAAGtggggcggccgcaggcgtcgaCCAAGTTAAGCTGTTTGTGGGGTCACTGCCCCCCGACATCAAAGAGGACGCA CTCCGAGACTTGTTCGAGCGATTCGGTCGGGTAGAGGAAGTCTTCCTGATGCGAGATGAACAGCCTCCCAACGGCGGGAGCCTGCCCACGTCGAGGGTGGGAAGAAAGAGCAGAACGGGGTGTGCCTTCGTTCGATTCGCATTCAAGGAAGAAGCGCTGTTCGCGATAGGCGAGCTGAATGGCAGATTTGTCGTGCCCG GTTCGCAGCGTGCCATGGAAGTCCGTTTTGCAGAGAACCGACGCTCGGCCTCGACTGCGCACGGGGTCACGTCACACTCGCGGAGTTCGAGCGCTGTCTCGAATTTCGTTACGGCATTTGCCTGTAGCAGCCCTGGCACGTCTGCCCGTTCCTCCGAGGGATGCCGCGAGACTGCGTACGCCGGTGGATCTgcgttctcctcgcgcgcaggcatAGAGCGACTGGCACACATGGCGTCTGCGGATACATTCAGCTGTTTCAACCTAGAGCAGGATTTCATGACTTCGTCGGGGAGTGCGGAGGATTTGGCAGTGACGGCAGCCCGGGCCGCGTTCGCCGAACGCCTGCGGGCTGCGGTCGCGGGCCCAACTAGCggtcgcgcgctcgccgcgcccagcgacCACGTAGACGCggccggctccgcggcggtaGAGAGAGGCAAGCCTGAAAAGGTTTCGAGGTACGGCTCCATCGAAGACCTTTTCGAGACTTTGGAGCACCTGTCGCTGAATGACAAAAGTGCCGAGGAGAGGCTAGACAACGGCCACGCAGATAATGACAAGCCCCGCCCAGACACGAATGATGGCGCGACCGCCAAAcagacgcccgcggaggagctgAAATGTGAGCTGAAGTGTAACGAGCAGGGAGCGGGACTAGAACGGGACGAAAGGGTGGTGCGCGTGAACGCGAAACACCGAGCTTTGGGCATCACGACTGGCAGTGGAATAGTCGAGAACCAGGTTAAAAtcaaagaggaagaagacatAATTGCAGTCCTGAATGCGGGGAGCGGCGGACGGACGCGCGCACCAAGTGCGCTTGACGGCATGAACGCCGAAATCGACATCGCCTCGCTTGCTGCAAGATTACGCCGCGATCTGTCG GAGCCGTCTTCGCAAGAGagtgcctccgcgccatctTCCGCGCCAACaagcgaagcagcagctCACGCAGCTGTGGCGGCTGCTCCCATGGGGGCGACCCCCGGGCTCACACATTCTTCCGGGATTGTCAAGAGCGTCACAGCCGGCGACTCCAAGTATGAGGCGATGCGTGGCACCGGCCGGCGTGCATCTTCCGTCTCGCGTGAGCTGCCTGGCAATCCTCAGGAGCAGCCTTCAGGGTCGCTTTATCATCCTGGGGGtggggcgagcggcgcgcgcgtggcgccgtCGTTCACCCCGCCGGTGACATTGGCGTGCGAGGACTTCCTCGGGTGTCTTACGAGTTTCGTCCATGGCtccggccggcgcgcgagagcagacgacggcgacagaTTCTCCCAGTCCGCGAATTGGGCCGCTGGGCAGTTGCTTTCCTCGATGTCGACCAAAGCAGACAGCGGGCGACCGAGTCAGGACTCGCTTCTGTTCTCTCATGGGGAAGACGggtgcgacggcgagagactCGGGAATCTTCTGAGTGGATTGCGCGC ACGCAGCGGGACATTTGGTGTAACGGCGTTTGAAGCCATTCAAGGAAGTCAAGCTCATGGGCCACCTGGCGCGAACGTCTTCATCTTCCACATTCCGAACGAGTGGACTGAGCGCGACCTGCTGATGCACTTCAGCGTCTACGGCCCCGTTGTTTCTGCGCGCATCGCCTCGGATCGACTCTCGGGACGCAATCGCGGGTTCGGGTTCGTCAGCTTCGCCCACGGacaggccgcggctgccgctgtgACTGCCATGAATGGATTTCAG GTCAATGGCAAACGCCTCAAGGTTCAAATTAAGAAGGGCGAAGAGCAGTATGCGCATCTGCTTCATCCATTGCCCAGCTACAGCGCGAGCAACGACATACCTTGGctgtcggcggcctcgacgtATTCTGGGGCAACTAGTGCCGTCAGCGACTCTCATAAGAGTGTGCCCTTTGCCGTTGCGGGTAGTGTCCCACGGAGAGATGAAGGCGACGATCAACGACCGAAGCTGTCCCTTTTGGACTTCCTGACACCGGTCGCCCCGCAAGAcgcactcgccgcggcggtgccCCCGACGACCTGTTCGAACGGAGAAAATGGAACGTCGGCGGCTGCTTTGTTCCAAGCCGCTGTGGCGCTGAGGAACTTGTCGGTTGCAA GTGTCGGGCAATCCAGTCATGGCTCCTTTCCTCATGAAGATGcagtggcggctgcggctctcgtTGCCGCTATGCGGCAACAGGAGCATGGACGGCAAGACGAGTCGTTGCGTCTGACTCACCTGCTGTCCGTTGGTAACGACGCAGCAGGGGCAGGGAGTCTGCGTGCCGCTTCGCGTGCCTTGCACTGTGCTACAGAGGGCGGACCAGCGGAGAGCACGCATGCGACACCGCCGGGGGCCGaaacggaggcggcggctctcAGTCTTTTTCCGCTTCAGCCGTCGACTGTGATTTCAGCCccagcgcatgcagtggTCGcaaaagagacagaggaatTGCTGAATGCTGTATCCGGGAAACGGAAGCCGTGA
- a CDS encoding hypothetical protein (encoded by transcript BESB_065700) — translation MAHASVFRHSALASRELSVSARSRRSLSTRGGRSAGPCLGPHPPLSLSAASTCVAGPGRPPSCLSRCRGRPYLHGLLPHASATFSRARPSSTSRPTDGALSSLGVEPQSGELRQTCSLSNTRARLARTAGAESQPRWAASDGLSLVPQAPPPADFPPLEPLRLPGSSASRYERAALPFALPRSPLLPKYQKLAFSYNAAPGGHGAKTTKRGRHARSAALLDLTGAREGSRVCDLDSDPVCFRRGIRARRVCGFQATPPRRSPFLCTAAESHGRLAFFRAPRGGPVSSCSPNQSSTSAPGLQTLASANPAPVGLRCASLSRIVAPASASSCAGSSSSFSTLAKSAAWSSRSASSPREQAADALRLAALAESPAASSPPALANQPRPSSPRAGGDEKLRCSFQNSSTGVSSSQPGSSDPLREATTRKAVSPKRLLSAEREDTPSLPSSRPVQSVPLTPEASAADADSSRESPPSARPSYLAPSSFGASPVVPQFPTAIVSSYGLSAPSAAFLPAPVSSPGGPPRRLSAARASQAEGAAVGAAAAAASARRMVQVCEILQCAEEVDRIFAQGAEKGRGTWFRGRRERAPSRSLLGARRPPAVEGDAFLSYGHAMCAHLARRAAASPAETPAPGPRPELCMNHQFPILANEAIKGLFSRLFHPKQTFARTRRRPDKWLHKARTGRGLRRGALPALWRHRVALESPRRAAHAGEDAARPRRRGCPACDKAVRRPSRSGRLERRGSRRRSSLSPRERWQRRADQATIAMSASPATYPVWSLSLPEGVYKGHPCPSSFPIVVRLERRPQATPTAPETYGRARRRTRRRTKSPPETEGALARPPSPSGPAARVFESAEARVADWTAEEAAGFTPLLVRVTSSTPTSTLCHAALEGSENEKSADASLAQPRDLREDGRGADAPAPGETDRTEGELGAGDRVNDSLTDGAVARSTPVSAQQDMEGNRLPSLTGAQRQDVECRPDDLHVECRKNAAVAEAGEAWRADAAVAASQGGECADMQTDREGLPASQGSPDVAGCPATAAQRIRDARGLSSDSASDVLSASRERPTSGMPADVARAADAVDVPVSLAQAPSFPATQPPEIAPAFPFGADDPTKAANEGRDRVGTERGGKTTEGSCAVSRGRKQTHASLASPSAAADKRGPRSGDEPMWPTWRGGSLPQQLENLFVASAQSLHVWLAAFPTLQRLCDRAGRCFASVRARVGEWCFQNGNVLITTGSVLSLTGTVMADMRLLRGFNLLAGVCFFSYNCSRRPPVRDAATWNIVFFSLNFFMLYRYLTEHNEVGFTNEELDVFEKYFLPAGLSPRRFRTLLTIGQWETLPAGTEITRPGDPVTTLVFVVRGRVDVFQHGDLLERYDGGDRHPVIGLEAFLSYVSALRRLAALGESKKSKPSAGTAGASASDSLSAASLLPAARRAQTLEGAGQLAPQCVGPPGLPAQSWRAQTGFDGSSAVAFDAATNAGVALAAGAACSAGSLGRGKGGLGSGGTRVGRGGAGPSNEALESAAATGFAVAPGDGQDEKEDEEEEDGLLLPPLKAEVGTVPESGAAEAAAGPTCHTLPSYVDEAALVPEEEEDDEEEDEAIWSRLIRSGRRRNVRGMLREEEEARSTQEKEIAESLKSGRASDRRAVCSTDCDVLVFDIETAARFILDDPVKIGFPVLQGLASVLVERSYAESSRLAISSYDSVLAGVLSDGSVQAEERQFLEEWRTRRGISEAQHVEALHRFGWSAEEFDRGERAGSDVGVTTKVGRALYSVVTLGFLRSGEDSAVPSGEEANDKNPQAAQSPEDARQDEQMKQAAGASPAQVGPRLEAAPPVAEKGGKVTEDAQGLSRPGSQVDRTAQIPGELGGRPSRSRVGLPGERDQAPSGTASLRLEGLQRGTDGASADRGAPMPDCQKSSTANTESRVLERRAIGGVGGYTA, via the exons ATGGCGCACGCCTCCGTATTCCGGCACTCTGCGTTGGCTTCGAGGGAactctctgtgtctgctcGCAGTCGCCGGTCTCTCTCCACGCGTGGCGGGAGGTCCGCCGGCCCCTGCTTGGGGCCTCAtcctccgctctcgcttTCGGCTGCGTCAACCTGCGTCGCGGGTCCTGGCCGCCCCCCCTCTTGTCTATCCCGCTGCCGCGGTAGACCCTACTTGCATGGGCTCCTGCCGCATGCATCCGCAactttctcgcgcgcgcgtccctcctcGACCTCACGCCCAACCGATGGCGCGCTGTCATCCCTGGGCGTGGAGCCCCAGAGTGGAGAGCTTCGCCAGACATGCAGTTTGTCCAACACACGCGCCAGGCTTGCGCGTACGGCCGGCGCAGAGTCGCAGCCACGTTGGGCGGCTTCAGACGGCCTCTCACTCgttccgcaggcgccccccCCTGCCGACTTCCCCCCACTAGAGCCTCTGAGGCTGCCTgggtcgtcggcgtcgcgctaCGAGCGTGCTGCGCTGCCCTTTGCGCTcccgcgttcgcctctgcttccaAAGTATCAGAAGCTCGCGTTCAGCTACaacgcggcgcctgggggGCATGGGGCCAAAACCACGAAGAgaggccgccacgcgcgaagcgcagcgtTGCTGGACTtgacaggcgcgcgcgaaggtTCGCGTGTCTGCGACCTCGACTCTGATCCTGTCTGTTTTCGCCGCGgcatccgcgcgcggcgtgtgtgcggcttccaggcgacgccgcctcggcgttcGCCATTCCTCTGCACCGCGGCAGAGTCACACGGCCGGCTGGCGTTCTTCCGCGCCCCCAGGGGGGGGCCTGTCTCTTCCTGCTCGCCTAACCAATCGTCAACCTCTGCGCCTGGGCTGCAAACGCTCGCGTCTGCTAACCCTGCACCCGTGGGGCTCCGGTGTGCCTCGTTATCCCGAATCGTCGcccccgcctcggcgtcctcttgCGCCGGTTCATCTTCGTCGTTTTCAACTTTAGCCAAATCTGCTGCTTGGTCCTCGAGGTCAGCTTCCAGTCCACgcgagcaggcggcggaTGCGCTGCGCCTGGCCGCACTCGCTGAGTCTCCGGCGGCATCATCCCCCCCTGCGCTGGCTAATCAGCCGCGGCCGAGTTCCCCCCGCGCTGGTGGAGACGAAAAGTTGCGTTGCTCTTTCCAGAATTCAAGCACAGGGGTCTCATCCAGCCAGCCAGGTTCTTCAGACCCGCTCCGCGAAGCCACGACGCGCAAAGCAGTTTCTCCTAAGCGCTTGCTCTCTGCGGAGCGGGAGGATACGCCGTCtttgccttcttctcgcccggTGCAGAGCGTACCCCTaacgccggaggcgagcgccgcagatgcTGATTCCTCTCGGGAGAGCCCGCCGTCCGCACGCCCTTCCTACTTAGCCCCTTCGTCTTTCGGGGCTTCACCAGTTGTGCCTCAGTTTCCGACCGCTATCGTCTCCTCGTAcggcctctccgcccctTCGGCCGCGTTCCTTCCGgcgccggtctcctcgcctggcgggcctccacgccgtctcagcgccgcgcgagcgtcccaggcagaaggcgctgccgtgggggctgctgcagccgctgcctcggcgcgccgaaTGGTGCAAGTGTGCGAAATTCTTCAGTGTGCGGAAGAGGTGGATCGCATCTTtgcgcagggcgccgagaAAGGCAGGGGCACGTGGTTTCGGGGGCGAAGAGAACGAGCTCCGTCGCGAAGTCTCTtgggcgcgcggaggcccccTGCTGTGGAGGGAGACGCTTTCCTATCGTATGGCCACGCGATGTGCGCCCATCTTgcccggcgagccgccgcgtcgccagcagaGACGCCCGCTCCGGGCCCGCGTCCAGAACTGTGCATGAACCACCAGTTTCCTATTCTCGCGAACGAAGCAATCAAGGGCTTGTTTTCGCGACTTTTTCATCCGAAACAGACGTTTGCTCGAACGAGACGGAGGCCTGATAAGTGGTTACACAAAGCGCGGACAGGGCGAGGCCTGCGAAGAGGGGCGCTGCCCGCGCTATGGCGTCaccgcgtcgcgctggagtctccgcgtcgtgccgctcacgccggcgaagacgcagcacggccgaggcggcgcggctgtccGGCCTGCGACAAGGCCGTGCGCAGACccagccgcagcggacgTCTCGAGCGCAGAGGTAGCCGAAGACGAAGCTCCCTCAGTCCTAGAGAACGCTGGCAGCGGCGTGCAGATCAGGCCACTATCGCCATGTCGGCGTCCCCTGCGACCTACCCTGTCTGGTCGTTGTCTCTGCCCGAGGGCGTCTACAAAGGTCACCCGTGCCCGTCTTCTTTTCCAATCGTCGTGCGCCTTGAGAGAAgaccgcaggcgacgccgactgCCCCTGAGACCTACGggagagcgcggagaaggacgcgaagaCGGACTAAAAGTCCGCCAGAGACCGAAGGCGccctggcgcggccgccgtcgccctccgggcccgcggcgcgtgtcTTTGAGTCCGCCGAAGCACGCGTTGCAGATTGGACtgctgaagaagctgcgGGCTTCACCCCGCTGCTGGTGCGCGTCACGTCCTCAACTCCGACGAGCACCCTCTGCCATGCCGCTCTTGAGGGGAGCGAGAATGAAAAAAGCGCAGATGCTTCATTAGCACAGCCGCGAGATCTACGCGAGGATGGACGCGGGGCAgatgcgcctgcgccaggcgAAACAGATAGGACTGAAGGTGAATTGGGCGCTGGAGATCGAGTGAACGATTCTTTGACCGacggcgctgtcgcgcgttcTACGCCAGTGTCTGCACAGCAGGACATGGAGGGGAATAGGCTTCCTTCATTGACCGGCGCACAGCGGCAGGACGTGGAATGCCGTCCTGATGACCTACACGTGGAGTGCCGCAAGAatgcggcggtcgcggaagCGGGCGAGGCGTGGCGTGCGGATGCCGCCGTAGCGGCATCCCAGGGAGGTGAATGCGCAGATATGCAAACGGACAGAGAAGGCctgccggcgtcgcaggGCAGCCCCGACGTAGCGGGCTGCCCTGCGACTGCCGCTCAGCGAATTCGGGATGCAAGGGGGCTGTCATCCGATTCTGCCTCCGATGTGCTCAGCGCGTCGCGGGAACGACCGACCTCAGGAATGCCCGCGGATGTGGCGCGGGCCGCCGATGCCGTTGACGTGCCGGTCAGtcttgcgcaggcgccgtccTTCCCTGCGACTCAACCGCCGGAAATCGCGCCGGCGTTTCCTTTCGGCGCAGATGACCCAACAAAGGCAGCGAATgaaggccgcgaccgcgtcggaaccgagcgcggaggaaagACGACGGAGGGGTCGTGTGCAGTATCGCGCGGTAGGAAGCAAACGCATGCGAGCTTGGCAtcgccgtctgcagctgctgacAAGCGAGGTCCGCGGTCAGGCGACGAGCCCATGTGGCCAACGTGGCGAGGCGGTTCGCTGCCCCAGCAACTTGAGAATCTCTTCGTGGCTTCGGCTCAGTCGCTTCACGTGTGGTTGGCGGCCTTCCCTACGCTGCAGAGACTCTGCGACCGAGCCGGAAGATGCTTTGCTTctgtccgcgcgcgcgtgggtGAATGGTGCTTCCAGAACGGGAATGTGCTGATCACCACTGGCTCTGTTTTGTCTCTGACAGGGACGGTAATGGCGGATAtgcgcctgcttcgcggcttcAACCTTCTCGCGggtgtctgcttcttctcctaCAACTGCTCTCGAAGACCGCCTGTGAGGGATGCGGCGACGTGGAATatcgttttcttctccttgaACTTCTTTATGCTTTACCGGTACCTGACTGAGCACAATGAAGTCGGCTTCACCAACGAGGAGCTCGACGTGTTTGAGAAGTACTTCCTTCCAGCTggcctgtcgccgcgccgctttcGAACGCTCCTAACAATTGGTCAGTGGGAGACTCTGCCCGCAGGCACCGAAATCACGCGGCCGGGGGATCCCGTCACGACGCTTGTTTTTGTTGTGCGCGGCCGAGTCGATGTCTTCCAGCACGGCGACCTCCTTGAGCGCtacgacggcggcgaccggcaCCCCGTCATAGGCCTGGAGGCGTTTCTCTCGTAcgtctcggcgctgcggcggctcgcggctctgGGCGAAAGCAAGAAATCCAAGCCCTCCGCGGGGACGGCGGGCGCCAGTGCCAGCgactcgctctccgcggcttcgctgctCCCCGCGGCCAGACGCGCTCAGACACTCGAGGGGGCAGGGCAGCTGGCGCCGCAGTGCGTCGGCCCTCCCGGGCTGCCAGCACAGAGCTGGAGAGCGCAGACTGGATTCGACGGCTCCTCTGCAGTCGCCTTCGATGCCGCGACGAACGCCGGAGTGGCGCTGGCCGCTGGTGCTGCGTGCAGCGCAGGATCGCTTGGGCGCGGCAA AGGGGGCCTGGGCTCCGGGGGGACGCGGgtggggcgaggcggcgcaggcccaAGCAACGAGGCGCtcgagtccgccgcggcgactggcttcgcggtcgcgccgggAGACGGGCAAGACGAAAAGGaggatgaagaggaggaggacggtCTATTGTTGCCTCCGCTCAAGGCAGAGGTGGGTACGGTTCCAGAATCTGGtgcggccgaggcggcggcgggccccACCTGCCACACGCTCCCGTCGTACGTCGACGAGGCTGCACTCGTccccgaggaagaagaagatgacgaggaggaagacgaagccaTTTGGTCGCGCTTGATTCGCTCcggacggcgacgcaacGTTCGCGGGATGCTgcgggaagaggaggaggcgcggtcGACACAGGAGAAGGAAATCGCGGAGTCGCTCAAGTCTGGGCGCGCCTCGGACCGGCGCGCCGTGTGCAGCACAGACTGCGATGTGCTTGTCTTCGATATCGAGACCGCTGCCCGATTCATTCTCGACGATCCTGTGAAAATTGGCTTCCCCGTCCTGCAAGGACTCGCGTCGGTCCTTGTCGAACGTTCCTACGCTGAG TCTTCGCGCCTGGCGATCAGCAGCTACGATTCCGTTCTAGCCGGCGTTTTGTCCGACGGCTCCGTACAAGCCGAAGAGCGGCAGTTCCTGGAGGAgtggcgcacgcggcgcggcatcagcgaggcgcagcacgTCGAGGCTTTGCACCGCTTTGGCTGGTCGGCGGAGGAGTTTGATAGGGGGGAGAGAGCCGGGTCAGACGTTGGCGTGACCACCAAAGTGGGGCGAGCTCTGTACTCCGTGGTAACCCTTGGCTTTTTGAGAAGCGGCGAGGACTCGGCGGTTCCTTctggagaagaggcgaatGACAAGAACCCGCAGGCTGCTCAGAGCCCCGAGGACGCGAGACAGGACGAACAGATGAAGCaggccgctggcgcgtctcccgcgcagGTCGGGCCACgtctcgaggctgcgccgcccgtgGCAGAAAAAGGCGGAAAGGTgacagaggacgcgcagggcCTCAGCCGACCTGGGAGTCAAGTTGACAGAACTGCGCAGATTCCCGGGGAGCTGGGTGGCCGTCCCAGCAGATCTCGTGTCGGGCTGCCGGGGGAGAGAGACCAAGCACCGAGCGGAACGGCAAGTCTTCGCCTAGAGGGCTTGCAACGTGGCACTgacggcgcctccgcagaccGCGGGGCGCCCATGCCTGACTGTCAGAAGAGCTCGACAGCAAATACGGAATCGCGCGTCCTGGAACGCCGCGCCATAGGTGGTGTCGGTGGCTACACAGCGTGA